The Lepidochelys kempii isolate rLepKem1 chromosome 25, rLepKem1.hap2, whole genome shotgun sequence genome contains a region encoding:
- the TINCR gene encoding TINCR ubiquitin domain containing: METLRRSLSRWKRYHIKVHLADEDLLMPLTVKPTDKVMDLRAHLVREGITSWKKTFYYNARQLGEEETVKEAKIQNGSVLLLVSHKR; this comes from the coding sequence ATGGAGACCCTGCGAAGGAGCCTTTCCCGCTGGAAGAGGTACCACATCAAGGTGCACCTGGCCGATGAGGAcctgctgatgcccctcactgTCAAGCCCACAGACAAGGTGATGGACCTGCGGGCTCACCTGGTGCGAGAGGGCATCACATCCTGGAAGAAGACTTTTTACTACAACGCCAGGCAGCTTGGGGAGGAGGAGACTGTCAAGGAGGCCAAAATCCAGAATGGCTCCGTCCTGCTTCTCGTCAGCCACAAGAG